The Theropithecus gelada isolate Dixy chromosome 3, Tgel_1.0, whole genome shotgun sequence genomic sequence TCAGTTCAGTCAAGAAACATTAATAGGTGTTAAAACTTGTTGGTGAAAGCTTGATGAGAAGTAAGGTATTTATATAGTTTCAAAATAATtccttgtaaaatatttattaatcataaAGCAGCAGAGTGTCTTTACAGTGAATAAAGGTAGAAGCCAGCACTATAGTCAAATAATTAAAGTTAACATCTTTTAGAAATCaaacaaatcaaaatcatataCTGTTTGATGATATGTAATGGGCAGAACACAGCCATCATTGCTGTGATATTCCTGCCCCAAATATAAAACCTAAAGCTAGTTATTAGTAAGCAGAAGACAAACCCAAATCAAGAAATACTCTTAAAAATACTTGATCTGTGATCCTCAAAGGTATCAGGGTGgtgaaaatcaaagaaagactgaggaactattctagattaaagaaaacaaatgagacaCAATTAACTAAATGTAGCCTGTGATCTTAAAGTATGTACTTCTAGTATGAATGATATTATTAAGACAGTCTGAGAAACTAGAATGTGGTCTGATGAGTTGGTGGTAGTAACCTATTTCTATTCCTGTTTTGATGGTTGTCTTGTGGTTACAGAGAAGGATGTCCACATTTGTAGGAGATACACACTTAAAAGTGTTCCAGGGTGGTGGGGCATCATGGCTGCAAATTAATCAAattgtttagggaataaaatatctttttgaattttttccaacttttctgtaagttttattttattttaaaacaaataggaAAGTACAAAAAAGTCAGTATTATTGAACAAAATAACAGGATAGAAAAGAATATGTAAAAGTCTatatcaacagatgcagaaaaagtgtttattggccgggcacggtggctcacgcctgtaatcctagcactttgggaggccgaggcgggcggatcatgaggtcaggagatcgagaccatcatggctaacacggtgaaaccccgtctctactaaaaatacaaaaaattagctgggtgcggtggcgggcacctgtagtcccagctacatgggaggctgaggcaggagaatggcatgaacccaggaggcagagcttgcagtgagctgagactgcgccactgcattctagcctgggcaacagagctagactccgtctcaaaaaaaaaaaaaaaaaaaagaagtgtttattAAAACCCtaagtacaatttaaaataacaactcTTAGTAagctataaatatattacattcttGTTCCAATAAAGTATACTTACAAACTACTGGCAGCAAATATTCataatgatgaaatattttgaattgttCTTCTTGAGatgacaaataaaatgaaaataactgatAAAACAATCTCTCTCCAGTGTTGTTCTGAAGATAGAGTCTAATCaaccaggcaagaaaaagaagtataaGGTATCATTTGtgcacatgaagaaataaaattattattatttgaagataaaaatgtaaaataatctataaataaGCTGTTTAAATTAATAAGTGACTTTATCAAAGTTTGTGTAAcagtaaacattttcttcactctCACATGTTTATGGGCTGTCTGTGATTTGGGTGAACAAGGCTGAGTTTGGCAAAAGTGGTGGGTTTGATCCTAGATGTgactttaattattttcattcttggAAGTGCAGAGCTTTTGTAATACATAGGGTGATGTCtttaaacagttttgaaaaagtatgttttattttcttttcaaaaaatggctTCTGTCACACTTACCTGCTGAACTCCAATTATATGTATGTTTACTATTCATGAGGCCTGACATCTTTAAACTGTCTTCAATATTTTACATCCCATTTCTTTATCTTTGCTTCAGTCGCACAGTTTTTATCAACCTAAGTTAAAGCTTAGATTTTCTGTAACTAAATCTATTGAGTTTTTAATCACATTACTAACTAGAATTTAAATTTGATTacttggtgatttttttctattttgttatttatttatttaaagacagggtctcactctgtcggtcACACaggctcctgagttcaagagatccttctgcctcacctcctgaatagccaggactacagccacatgccaccatgcctggctaattttctaaatttcttgtagagatgaggtctcactatgttgccaaggctggtcttgaactcctgacctcaagcaatcctgcctccaCCTGTAGAGGATATTCCTTTGTGTCTTTTAGTTAAGGGTACTTCTTCTTGACAGGTCCTGAACTCGTGACTGTTTCCTCCTCATCACCTTGATATGGACTTGTgtcttcttttcaaatgtttcttaCTGTCTTAGGAAACTGAACCTTGCAACTGCAAAATCTGGAAAATATCTCAAGGAGAAACTTGGCTCTCTGTTAAGCTAAGTATTCTCTCAGTacattgttttttgagatggagtctcgctctgtagcccaggctggagtgcagtggtgcgatctcggttcactgcaagctccgcctccccggttcacgccattctcctgcctcagcctcctgagaagctgggactacaggcacccgccaccacgcccgggtagtttttttgtgtttttagtagagacggggtttcactgtgttatctaggatggtctctatctcctgacctcatgatccacccgcctcggcctcccaaagtgctgggattacaggcataagccaccgctccCGCCAAAATTTGGTATAATTTAAAGCACTATTTGGCTGCCATGTTGATAAGCCAGAATGTCATTATTAGTGCTGACATGTTCAATATGATAATGCCTCctcattctttatatatatactcttgtacacatatatatgaaaatatgaatatttagaatgtttctctctctacacacacatatattaaaagCATGCTTTGATATTATAAGATTCTACATTGACATTTGTAATCCATCCTTAAAATGTTAtcacattcttttcatcattaaatgtgttgatgtatatatatataaatatataaattgagaAACATTTCACTGAGGTAGAGCCCTAGTTGATATATTCCAATCACTGGTGTTGCAAAAGACACAAGCCGTACAAATATGTagaattttaaattctctgaTGTGAAATACAACTATTGTTGGAGAAAGTAGCCATTTTTTAGATTGACAGCATAAGCCAACAGAAATGATACAAGAGATTAAAggagatgtgtatatatattcttatgtTACATGAGCAGTGTTAGAAAAGagctgcctttctctctctctctttccctccccctcctgccaacagccacacACAGGTGACTAATTGCACACAAATACAAACATAGGTGCCAAACTAATGGTGATAATTTAGTAGAACTGCAGCAAATTTCATCAAATTTTACATGGTGTTATAAAGATAAtacaataacaaaagaaaaacttttctatAAACTATCACACAATCCAATTGGTAATGCTGAATAAAAATGTCCATGttgaatttcattgatttttctaggACAGTTTAATGTATAGTtggtatttttgaaaacatttaaaaatttctcctgTGAAGACACTTGGAGATAGTGCCAGTAAAAGAGATGGTTATGCCAATAAGCTAAGCAGCCCCGGATTCCTTAGTAGAAGCTATAGGACCAGCATCTTCTACAGCACAGTGAGGGGCAGCAGCTGTAATCATGGCCACCATAACCACAACAGTAGCCACGGCCATAACCACAGCCCAGGCCACTGTAGCCATAGCCCAGGCCACAGTAGCAGTTACCGCAGTAGCACATTATATTAGGAATGTAGTGTTCAGTTGAGGACCAGGAAGTAGGTATCTTTTGTGTGGATGTCCCCATCTGCCAAGTTCCTTTTTCTATGCCCTTGGTGGGTGGAGAAAATCACATGCGGTGCAGTGTGACAGATCTTATTTATTCACTTCAGACAACATCATGATTCCCTTAATTATTGGCAAAACAAGGCCCTCATAACTGAGATAATTTGGTTCCTATGTCAGAATTCCATGATCAATTTATGGAcctttaaaatgaaacttttattctattttcaagGTTCTGAATCACTCTGTAGCCTGTTGAATACATGTGATTTGATGACATGGTGTGATGCAAATAATGAAAATCGGTATCccatttgttttgttctgttttatttccattCCTCATAGGAgtaagtttttgtttgcttttttcacttatgtATGTGCCTTTTCCTTTTATATGTATTACTTCAATCTTTCCTCAAAATAAATGAGCATTTTACGGACAGAAACTGTGTACACTCCATGTTTCCTTTTGTCATCCCTTATGAATGTGCCAGAGAGGTAACTGTAAAACACACCATGGTTAAGTGGGTGCTCCATCCTCAACTCTGTGTCTTCTTTTCTGGGGGTCATGTTTGTGCTCACAGATGCCCTGGCTACAGCAGTGACACGTCTCTTAAAAGTATATGGGTAGCATCAGAGGGACCAAAAAGTGAcacattccttttttgtttcctcaGAGTTTAGCTGTTACCTGAAGTATTGGTGGAAATAGAAGTCCTACAGTCATGGAAAGacttttgtgttgttgttgtttggtttaaAATAGTTAATGAAATTCACTAAATTATAATTCATGTACAACAGATTAGACCTATTTTCAGAGTACAGGTCAATAAGTTTGACAGTCAAAGAGAGAGATCaatataaattatgtatcatCACTCCAAATATAGCTATTGGGAGCTTTCATAAGAGGGAAGAAATTTCTCCTCTGATTTTATAGTTGCCGAACTCAGGTTTCCTCTGATCCCCCAAATACTGCCAGTTATACACTAAACATTTTGAGACAGTGAACACTGAACATAATTATCACTGAACATCGAAACTAGTGACGGGTGCATAGGTATGATGAAAAATCTTGCTTTTCCCCCATGCTTCCAATTAAGATCACTTGAGACTTCAGAGAGAAATTCATATAGCTTTGCCAGCCTCTTTCACTCATCTGATTGTTACTTATTTGTTACGAACCATACCAATCATTTTAAGACAATATGTTATGTGACATCCAGTATTGTTCTTGTGTCTCCTCTTGTCACTCGCTTTCTCATCTATAGCATGAGATGCTATAAATGGCAAAAAGACATTGGagaagtttttcttttgaaatttggaaataaatcagCATTTTTCTTCATCAGGTCACATATATATCTAGTGTTATATGTATTgcatatttcttcaaataattaagCTAGATGTTCAGGTAGCCAAATAATGCTTAGCACCTATGTTGAGCACTCAGGATTTCACGAATAGTATTGAGTTTTTAAATCCAATGATGGCTAAACCACTATTGGGAAAAACattgtaatttattaaaaatcaaatagaaaaattttGAAGCATCTTTTGCCTAAGTAATATCTTATTGCATAAGATTCTGTTGTCTCATTGCCATTTCCCAATGTATGGGGATTCTTAAGGACAAGTGGAATAAATAGACACATTTACTGTTTgaggatttcaaaataaaaataaaggatctGTCAGATGTGAAGAACAGTGGAATAAGAGGGAGACAGTGACTCAGTACATTCAACACCGTCCTGGTGAGCTGGTGAACAACAGATCCTTTCCAGAGAATTTTAACATCAAATATCAGGCAGTCAGCAGTCACTCAACAGGGGATTCTATCTATACTCTACAGGTCAGCCAGATGACATGAGGTGTGAAGAGCGAATTACCTCTCTTCTGAGGCACAGTGCTAAGTAATTCAACCAAATCTTAGGGTGTTGAGAAATAGACAAACCCAGGGGTTGTTATATATAGTGATAGGAAAAAGACTATTTTGCTGGGCAAAAATGTCATCAAAAATGTTCTTACATGAATGTAAATTGGAAGTCTGACCAAATGTAGCACTGGCTGCTGAATCACATAAAAACTGGATTACACATGACCTTAGGTGAAAGGAACTGATGTCCAGATCCTTAAATTTTCAGAGCCATTAAAACTGCAGGAGATATCAAAATCTCtctattcctctctctctctgtctctcactgcTTCACTCTgataaatgcatacacacacgcacacaaacagaaaaagcaaaaataatagaaattaatataataaaatttacaggagcattgtaaatttattttcatactgctgtgaagatactaccagagactgggtaatttataaaggaagtttaattgactcatagctccgcatggctggggaagcctcaggaaacttacaatcatggcataagGCAGAGGAGAAGGGAATTCCTTCTTTACAAGGTGGCAAGAAAGAGAGATCGAGAaagtgtgaaggaggaactgtcaaacacttataaaaccatgagattttgtgagaactcactcactaacaTGAGAATAACATGGGGGAAAAACTGCTcccataatctaatcacctcccatcgggtccctcccttgatacatggggattatgggattacagttcaagatgagatttgggtggagacaaagagccaaatcatatcaagcatacattttaacataaactttattttctcatatgaaatatatgaaaagaacatataggccagacacagtggctcacacctgtaatcccagcactttgggaggccgaggccggcagatcacctgaggtcaggagtttaagaccagccgaaccaacatggtaaaaccccatttctactgaaaatacaaacaaattagccaggcgtgatggtggcaggcgcctgtaatctcagctactcaggaggatgaggcaggagaattgtttgaatccaggaggcagaggttgcagtgagcctagatcgtgccactgcactccagcctgggcgacaagacaAGAGAgacactctgtcttaaaaaaaaaaaaaaaaaaaaggaaaagaaaagaatatatatgaagAGGAATAATGTCAATCCAAAATAAAGAGtataacttttctgtaagttgtAAGACATCCCATTGATTTCAGTTAATCAAAATACAGCATGCTGaatttgaattacattttttttagtAGTTAGGGATGAAATTAGTATTTCCAATGTGGGTATGGAGGAGGAGTCAGGAAGCACAAAAGGAAGAGTCCAGCAAGTTGAGTTGCTCAAGGGAAACCCTGACAGAGTCTGTACGGCCAGAATATCACACTGCTAGAACCAGCCCAGAACCAGGGACAAGGCATCAGAGAGTTGCCATTTCAGCTCATGGTGTCCGAAATGGAAAGTTCAGGACAGAGAAGGGACTCTGTTTCTTCAGACTGAACGTCACCAATCACGCAGTTCAGGGACTTTTCAATCTTCTGTTGTTGGTTGTGCAAGCCATGAATAGTGCTGACTTTATAATTCAGAATAATCACTCGAAATATTAGCAGCTAACTTACATTTGAATTTAAGTATCCTTGTAGGtaatgtattaatgtattttttacttgTGTTAACAAGTAATTGCAACTTATTCTTTTTAAGGGTATTTTAGTGTAGCCCAATCTTATCGTATTGTGTTAGCCCAAAAAAGTTATCTTTTTCCACCAAAAAGTTACTATTATCTACATAACATAGAAGTTGTTGATGGAAAAGTTGTAAGAGTTGGTTGATGGAAAAGAGCTGCGCAAGACCGAATTCTCCATGTCTCCTGTAAGCAGATTCCGTAAGGTAGTGCCTTTATATACAACGTCGTCATTTGGACAATGAGACTCTGGACATGGAAataggtatatgtgtgcacaGTTTCCATTTATCTTATGCTCCCAATTGAGTTAAtgtaattcattaaaataacataGTTTTTTTATGTTCCATCATCTAAGCAAATGACATTTCATTGTTTAAGtgatatttattgagggcctactatgtgccagtcactttTAAGACAATGGAATATATTACTTCTATTATTGTGATAACGTGTCCCAATAGGATGTTTTCTCATTGATAGCATCATGTGCTATAAGATGTAGCAATGTTGCAAATTTTCACTTGAAAATATTGAAGTATCCCAAAAGAGGTATATtcaattgatttattttaattgaatatatCCAAAGTTGGCATGATGAACAGATACCTCTGAAATATTTACATCAGGACAATAGGGCTCTAAATACCCATAACGAATGAAAGTATAACACATGGTTGGAATCTGCCAATAAAGTAGTTATTTCATCTGAGGTATTTGAGTCAACAAACACTGAGATAATAGGTTcataaacaaaagataaattgCACACAATATAGTAAATTCACTCAGACCTATTCAAACGCTGACACTAAAACCAAGAAGAGTGGGAATAAAACACAaggtatttttatagagaaacagaaatatgcaTGAAGTTGGACTAGTCTAAACATCGTTGTCATCTTGGGATGCTCCGAAGAtggtgttctttctttttctcatattttcttctttcctattccaTTTGCCAACACACCAAAATGCAAACACTCACATGcacaataaacataattaaaatgcaacaaatcaatatattttcaatgagatgtttattaaaagaaatttttatatcttctcaCATAAGTTGATCAAAAATCAACAATTTAATGACAGTACAATAGCAaaacaaagctttttaaaaaatctgtgaaacATGTCAAATGATTTCAATAACTCTAGATGAGGCTTGCAGAATCTGACCTATTTTTTCTTCCAGATACTTAAGGATGCTGTTGacattttataatagaaaaatgaattacTCATATGAAGAATTATAAAGGGAAATTTAGGAAGTCCATGTGGAAGAGACCACTAGGTTGAGTTGCTAGATATTTTTCAGTAGAAGCCACAGGACCTGTATCTTCCATAGCAAGATGGGCGGCAGCAGCCATATCCATAGCCGCCatagccacagccacagccataGCCACAGCCCAGGCCTCCATAGCCATGGCCATAACCACAGCCACAGTCATAGCTATAGCCCAGGCCTCCATAGCCATAACCCAGACTGCCATAGTAGCTGACATAGTAGCACATGGTTTCAGGAGTGGAGGATTTGGTTGAGGAGCAAGGAATCAGTTTCTTTAGTTTGAATATCCCTATATGCCCAGGTCAGTCCTTTTATATACACCCTCAGTGGTGGGTGGGACCCATCACAGGACCTGTAGATTgcatattttctattaatttgtaTTAGTATACTTCtgagtatttgttttattaaacaaCGTGAGGCCTTTATAAACAagatgactttgctattgtgtcAGCCTTCTCATGATCAAATCATATgcctttaatgtatttttcttattcttattttaaagccCTTACACTTTGTTTAGCTTAAAATATTTGACAACTTTTTGTCAAATTTAATCATTGAGTGGGTTGtaaaagattgatttttaaaattctatcattACTTGTACATACATTATGTGGGAATcttctccaaagaaaaataacttccaTTAACTATAGAGTTTATTTCGCAGAGTCAGCTAAGTTTTTTCTTGTTCATTATTTACTTTCATAAGTAAATTTTATTCAGACGTAAAAGTATATAGAATTGTAATTTGAAGCTTTATAAACACATCCCTGGATTTTAATAACCATCAATATTCTGTCATCAGTTCCTTCTCTCCCTGTACATTTTTTATAGTTACTGTTAGTtctgctgaatattttaaaacaaatcccagGCAAGACAACATTTTTCTTATAGGTACTTCAGTGTACATCTCTATCACAACAGAAGTCTAAAAAAATATACAGAGATAGccacaataccattatcacaccAATGACATTACAAAATTATTTGGCATCCTCTAATAGTTAATTCGTGATCAGTTTTCCTTGATTGCTTCCCAAACGTATTTtcatagtcatttttttttttacattaagacACACATTTGTTACAGTTAGGCATGTCTTTAATTCTTTTTAGAGATGTGAtggttcttttttattcctttttaatgcattttattgttttgaggaaaCTTTATTATTGTCCTGTAGAATTCTTGCATTTTAGATGTGGctgatttctttcttgttttccctTTTCATATCTTCCTCTATCCCTCATACCATCGGCAGGTAGATGACAAAGGTTGATGTGATTCTGGGTATTTTTACTATTTGTTGACAAGAGTGATATTTTATAGTTGCTCTGTGTACATTTTATTACATCATATTAGGACGTACGTGGTGTCTGGGTGGCCCATTGCTTCACATTTAGTAATGCTGGGATTGCGAATTGGGTTCATTTTACAATCTCCCTCATAAACTTTTTAGCTGCAGTTTTTTACTTTCAGTAATAGTTACCTAGACCCATTAATTGCCAGAAGTTCAAAATGCTGATTTTACAATTCTATCATTACTTCTACATATAGAAGATAGAAACCtataaagaggaaaaacattCTCATCAATAAGTTTATTCAGGAGAGGaaaatagttgattttttttcatttatcaatttCCAGAATGAGTGTATAATTTAGCAGTTGTGAAAATAATATGCTTAAGCATTCTTATGCACTcatagacttttttcttttttttttttttttttttttaagacagagtctctctcgcgcccaggctggagtgcatggacTGCAGTGATGCGATgggggctcactgcaacctccacctcccatgttcaagtgttctcatgcctcagcctcccaagtggctgggattacagatgtgtgccaccacacccagctaatttttgtatttttagtacagacggggtttcaccatgttggctcggctggccttgaactcctgacctcaggtgatctgcctgccttggcctcccaaagtgctgggattacaggcgttaccTACCACTCCCAGCCTCATAGATGTTTTAATAACATCACCCTAAATATTTAAGTGCACAGTGCATTATCGTAAACTGTAGTCACTACGTCGTATCTAAGAAATCAGTACCAAGTCTGAGATCAGCAATCtttacccctatgttttcttctaatagttttacagTTTGAGGCTttgtatttaagtctttaattcatgtCAGGTTGAGTTTTTTGTTGGATGtctgataagggtccaatttcattcttttgcatgtgaatatccagtttccccagcatcatttgttgaagagactacaCTTTCCCTAGTGTGTATAATGATTATCTTTGCCAAGATCAAATAACTGCATAtatgtgagtttatttctgggctctctgtacTGCTCCATTGGTCGATAAGTCTGTTTTTATGACAATAGCATAGTGTTTTAATTAACTGACATGTATCCATCAATTgtagttatttctctttttgatgtCAAGTTGTCCTATCATGGGCTAGTAGAAACCTTTTTAATTCGGTCTAAGTATTTTTTGACAAGATTTTAGTAGTATCTTCTATAAATTATTTGATGCTTATATGAGAAGATTTTCCAgacttatcttttgtctttcctGTACTTGATTACgaaaaggtctttttttttttctttaaagaatcaCTGATATTTGGAGAAGACTCCCTGGACACTATTACTTATACACTGTTTCAGTGAAAAGAGCCAAAAaactctctgtttttaaaaaacagataaaaaataatgagt encodes the following:
- the LOC112621842 gene encoding keratin-associated protein 20-2, with translation MCYYVSYYGSLGYGYGGLGYSYDCGCGYGHGYGGLGCGYGCGCGYGGYGYGCCRPSCYGRYRSCGFY